From Pseudomonas asiatica, the proteins below share one genomic window:
- a CDS encoding aldehyde dehydrogenase family protein yields MTTSHYIAGRWVEGQGSDCISVNDPALGQPFAELKAASVAQVDQAVTAARGALPAWKNTSASERAAYLRGFAEQLGQRREALITLQMRNNGKPRHEAEIDLDDAIATFGYYAELAEQLPSKNRDVPLAAPGFSARTRLEPVGVVGLIVPWNFPLVTSAWKLAPALAAGCTVVLKPSEVTPLIEQAYGQIADALELPAGVLNIVNGKAETGAALSNHNGLDKLSFTGSNSVGSQVMRSASAQCRPVTLELGGKSAIVVFDDCDVGQAVEWIVAGITWNAGQMCSATSRLLVQDGIADALLPRLQVALENLRVGNPLTEEVDMGPLTSQAQWLKVAGYFATAREEGLQCLAGGKALDRDGWFVSPTLYADVPKDSRLWTEEIFGPVLCARRFATEEQAIAEANDSRFGLVATVCSADLERAERVADALEVGHVWINSVQAVFVETSWGGTKGSGIGRELGPWGLSAYQSVKHVTRCLG; encoded by the coding sequence ATGACCACTTCCCACTACATCGCCGGCCGCTGGGTCGAAGGCCAGGGCAGCGACTGCATCAGCGTCAATGACCCGGCCCTTGGGCAACCCTTTGCCGAACTGAAGGCCGCCAGCGTCGCCCAGGTAGACCAGGCAGTGACCGCTGCCCGTGGCGCCCTGCCCGCCTGGAAAAACACCAGCGCCAGCGAACGCGCCGCCTACCTGCGCGGCTTTGCCGAACAACTCGGGCAGCGCCGTGAAGCGTTGATCACCTTGCAGATGCGCAACAACGGCAAGCCACGTCACGAGGCGGAAATCGACCTGGACGACGCCATCGCCACCTTCGGCTACTACGCCGAACTGGCCGAGCAACTGCCATCGAAGAACCGCGATGTGCCGTTGGCTGCGCCGGGTTTCAGCGCTCGCACCCGCCTGGAACCGGTGGGCGTGGTCGGCCTGATCGTGCCGTGGAACTTCCCGCTGGTGACCAGCGCCTGGAAGCTCGCCCCGGCCCTGGCCGCTGGTTGCACCGTGGTGCTAAAGCCATCGGAAGTCACCCCGCTGATCGAACAGGCCTACGGCCAGATCGCCGATGCCCTGGAGCTGCCGGCCGGGGTGTTGAACATCGTCAACGGCAAGGCCGAAACCGGCGCTGCACTGAGCAACCACAATGGCCTGGACAAGCTGTCGTTCACCGGCAGCAATAGTGTCGGCAGCCAGGTAATGCGCAGCGCTTCGGCGCAGTGCCGGCCGGTGACGCTGGAGCTGGGCGGCAAGTCGGCGATCGTGGTGTTCGATGATTGCGACGTGGGCCAGGCAGTGGAATGGATCGTCGCCGGCATTACCTGGAACGCCGGGCAGATGTGCTCGGCCACTTCGCGGCTGCTGGTGCAAGACGGCATTGCCGATGCGCTGCTGCCGCGCTTGCAGGTGGCACTGGAAAACCTGCGGGTCGGTAATCCATTGACCGAAGAGGTCGACATGGGGCCGCTGACCAGCCAGGCGCAGTGGCTGAAGGTGGCCGGCTACTTTGCCACGGCGCGGGAAGAAGGCCTGCAGTGTCTGGCCGGTGGCAAGGCGCTGGACCGGGATGGCTGGTTCGTCAGCCCGACGCTGTATGCCGATGTGCCGAAAGACAGCCGCCTGTGGACCGAGGAAATCTTTGGCCCGGTGCTGTGCGCGCGTCGCTTTGCGACCGAGGAACAGGCAATTGCCGAGGCCAACGATAGCCGCTTCGGGCTGGTGGCTACGGTGTGCTCCGCCGACCTGGAACGCGCCGAGCGGGTGGCCGATGCGCTGGAGGTTGGCCATGTGTGGATCAACTCGGTGCAGGCGGTGTTCGTCGAGACCTCGTGGGGTGGTACCAAGGGTAGCGGGATCGGGCGTGAGCTGGGGCCTTGGGGGTTGTCGGCCTACCAGTCGGTCAAGCATGTGACGCGCTGTCTGGGTTGA
- a CDS encoding purine-cytosine permease family protein, translated as MSHSTGIETNGVEQIPDDQRDASPLDLFRLIFGGANTFATAVLGSFPVLFGLSFQAGVWAILLGVGVGALILAPMGLFGALNGTNNAVSSGAHFGVHGRIVGSFLSLLTAVAFFSLSVWSSGDALVGGAKRLAGLPETDLTLGLAYGLFAVLVLVVCIFGFRFMLWVNKIAVWASSLLFLLGIVAFAGPFDTGYAGSVNLGQAGFWAAFVGAAILAMSNPVSFGAFLGDWSRYIPRETPKARIMLAVIAAQGATLIPFLFGLCTATLVATQAPDYIAANNYVGGLLAVAPSWFFLPVCLIAVIGGMSTGTTALYGTGLDMSSVFPRLLSRAGATLLIGVLAIGFIFVGRFTFNLVQSVSTFAVLIITCTSPWMVIMILGLITRRGFYHADDLQVFTRGQRGGHYWFLHGWNWRGMGAWIPSAAVGLCFVNLPGQFVGPLGDLAGGIDLSLPVTLGLAGVLYLLLLNLFPEPAGVYGPQGPRWVRCKSTAHSPVTTAETA; from the coding sequence ATGAGCCACTCGACCGGTATCGAGACCAATGGCGTCGAACAGATCCCCGACGATCAACGCGACGCCTCCCCGCTGGACCTGTTCCGCCTGATCTTCGGCGGCGCCAATACCTTCGCCACGGCCGTGCTGGGCAGCTTCCCGGTGCTGTTCGGGCTGTCGTTCCAGGCCGGTGTGTGGGCGATCCTGCTCGGCGTCGGCGTGGGCGCGCTGATCCTCGCGCCCATGGGCCTGTTCGGCGCGCTCAACGGCACCAACAACGCGGTGTCGTCGGGTGCGCACTTTGGCGTACACGGGCGCATCGTCGGTTCGTTCCTGTCGCTGCTCACCGCGGTGGCGTTCTTTTCGCTGTCGGTGTGGAGTTCGGGCGACGCCCTGGTCGGCGGCGCCAAGCGCCTGGCCGGCCTGCCGGAAACCGACCTGACCCTGGGCCTGGCCTACGGCCTGTTCGCGGTACTGGTGCTGGTGGTGTGTATCTTTGGCTTCCGCTTCATGCTGTGGGTCAACAAGATCGCCGTGTGGGCCTCGAGCCTGCTGTTCCTGCTGGGCATCGTTGCCTTTGCCGGGCCGTTCGACACCGGTTATGCGGGTAGCGTAAACCTAGGCCAGGCGGGCTTCTGGGCGGCATTCGTCGGTGCGGCGATCCTGGCCATGAGCAACCCGGTGTCGTTCGGTGCGTTCCTCGGCGACTGGTCGCGCTACATCCCGCGTGAAACGCCCAAGGCGCGCATCATGCTGGCGGTGATCGCGGCCCAGGGCGCGACACTGATCCCGTTCCTGTTCGGCCTGTGCACCGCCACCCTGGTGGCCACCCAGGCGCCGGACTACATCGCCGCCAACAACTACGTCGGTGGCCTGCTGGCGGTGGCGCCAAGCTGGTTCTTCCTGCCGGTGTGCCTGATTGCGGTGATCGGTGGCATGTCCACCGGCACCACCGCGCTGTACGGCACCGGCCTGGACATGTCCAGTGTGTTCCCACGCCTGCTCAGCCGTGCCGGCGCCACACTGCTGATCGGCGTGCTGGCGATCGGCTTCATCTTCGTCGGCCGCTTCACCTTCAACCTGGTGCAGAGCGTGTCGACCTTCGCCGTGCTGATCATCACCTGCACCAGCCCGTGGATGGTGATCATGATCCTCGGCCTGATCACCCGCCGCGGCTTCTACCATGCCGACGACCTGCAGGTGTTCACCCGCGGCCAACGTGGCGGCCACTACTGGTTCCTGCATGGCTGGAACTGGCGCGGCATGGGGGCGTGGATCCCCAGCGCGGCGGTGGGCCTGTGCTTCGTCAACCTGCCAGGGCAGTTCGTCGGCCCACTGGGCGACCTGGCCGGCGGCATCGACCTGAGCCTGCCGGTCACCCTGGGGCTGGCCGGTGTGCTGTACCTGCTGCTGCTCAACCTGTTCCCCGAACCTGCCGGCGTGTATGGCCCCCAGGGCCCGCGTTGGGTGCGTTGCAAAAGCACCGCGCACTCGCCGGTAACCACCGCCGAAACGGCCTGA
- a CDS encoding YybH family protein produces MDQTLQVRQAAADLVAAFASNDTARYFACFSEDATFLFHTLPQPLLSRHAYEQLWAQWQADGFAVLACESGNAQVSLQGDVAIFMHDVATHIRIAGEEHQLSERETIVFRRHGERWLACHEHLSVVSPA; encoded by the coding sequence GTGGACCAGACACTCCAGGTACGGCAAGCCGCCGCCGACCTCGTTGCGGCGTTCGCCAGCAACGACACCGCTCGCTATTTCGCCTGCTTCAGCGAAGACGCCACCTTCCTTTTCCACACCCTGCCGCAACCGCTGCTGTCGCGCCATGCCTACGAGCAACTCTGGGCCCAGTGGCAGGCCGACGGGTTTGCCGTGCTCGCCTGCGAATCGGGCAATGCCCAGGTGAGCCTGCAAGGTGACGTGGCGATCTTCATGCACGATGTGGCCACGCACATCCGCATCGCCGGCGAAGAACACCAGTTGAGCGAGCGCGAGACCATCGTCTTCCGCCGCCACGGCGAACGGTGGCTGGCCTGCCACGAGCACCTGTCGGTCGTATCGCCGGCCTGA
- a CDS encoding Fic family protein codes for MSNYQPPLTVTPRILALVAEISEQVGLLTAYRDGTLTPQLRRGNRIRTIQASLAIENNTLSVEQVTALLDGKRVLGLPREIQEVRNAFATYDAMPGWRAESQDDLLTAHGMLMHGLIDDAGRYRRGGVGIYRGTRLLHMAPPASRVAMLVQDLLHWLANNDWHPLITSCVFHYEFEFIHPFADGNGRMGRLWQTLLLSQWRPVLAYLPVETVIREQQDAYYAALAAADQAAEATPFVEFMLEALLRALIEAEDSDQVTDQVTDQVTDQVASLLNVLPAGVALKSSELMHQLGLSHRATFRKSYLHPALAAGLIEMTDPESPRSPKQQYRRVAR; via the coding sequence ATGAGCAATTACCAACCACCACTGACGGTGACCCCCCGCATTCTGGCTCTGGTTGCCGAAATCAGCGAGCAAGTGGGATTGTTGACTGCCTACCGTGATGGCACGCTGACGCCACAGCTGCGCCGAGGCAACCGTATCCGCACCATCCAGGCGTCGCTCGCCATCGAGAACAACACCTTGAGCGTGGAGCAGGTAACCGCCTTGCTGGATGGCAAGCGGGTTCTGGGTTTGCCACGCGAAATCCAGGAAGTCCGTAACGCGTTCGCGACCTACGATGCGATGCCTGGTTGGCGCGCTGAGTCCCAGGACGATCTGCTCACTGCGCACGGCATGCTGATGCATGGGCTTATAGATGACGCTGGCCGCTACCGGCGTGGAGGGGTGGGCATCTATCGCGGCACTCGCCTTCTGCATATGGCGCCACCGGCCAGCCGGGTGGCGATGCTGGTGCAGGATTTGTTGCACTGGCTCGCGAACAACGATTGGCATCCGCTGATTACCAGTTGTGTATTCCACTACGAGTTTGAATTCATCCACCCATTTGCTGACGGTAATGGGCGGATGGGACGGTTATGGCAGACCCTTCTCCTCAGCCAGTGGCGGCCGGTGTTGGCGTACCTGCCGGTGGAAACCGTTATTCGTGAGCAGCAGGACGCTTACTACGCTGCCCTGGCCGCCGCCGACCAAGCTGCTGAAGCAACCCCATTTGTCGAATTCATGCTCGAAGCCTTGTTGCGGGCGCTTATCGAAGCAGAAGACAGTGACCAAGTAACCGACCAAGTAACCGACCAAGTAACCGACCAAGTAGCGAGTCTCTTGAATGTGCTGCCTGCAGGCGTTGCTTTGAAGAGCAGCGAATTGATGCACCAGCTGGGCCTCTCGCACCGTGCCACATTCCGCAAGAGTTACCTGCACCCGGCACTCGCTGCCGGGTTGATCGAAATGACCGATCCCGAATCACCACGGAGCCCCAAACAGCAGTATCGGCGGGTTGCAAGGTAG
- a CDS encoding transporter, which yields MGHPALHLPQDHDLFGLLYAFAFRPGQPGREIDSAQLLRTLGQPLEPGEFLWVHLNLAHAACERWLRTHLQLPEAFFETLREGSRSTRIEHDDSALLAVVNDVVFNFGLVSSDISTLWACASSQLLVSARLQPLHSVDKLRSSVKHGERFHSSIELLVHLLRDQGDVLTQIVRETTTSVDRIEDQLLSQRLSDNRAELGSMRRVLVRLQRLLALEPGALLRLLNRPPDWLQEQDIRQLRAATEEFTLVISDLTALGERIKLLQEEIAAKLNEQTNRTLFTLTVVTVLALPINIIAGFFGMNVGGVPLAENPHGFWVLVALVATFTVLVGRWAFRKRREY from the coding sequence ATGGGCCATCCCGCGCTGCATCTGCCACAGGACCACGACCTGTTCGGCCTGCTCTACGCCTTCGCCTTCCGCCCTGGCCAGCCGGGGCGCGAAATCGATTCGGCGCAGTTGTTACGCACGCTCGGCCAGCCGCTGGAACCTGGCGAGTTTCTGTGGGTGCACCTGAACCTGGCCCACGCTGCCTGCGAACGCTGGCTGCGCACCCACCTGCAGTTGCCCGAAGCCTTCTTCGAAACCCTGCGCGAAGGTTCGCGCTCGACCCGTATCGAACACGACGACTCGGCGCTGCTGGCAGTGGTCAACGATGTGGTGTTCAACTTCGGCCTGGTGTCCTCGGACATCTCCACGCTGTGGGCCTGCGCCAGCAGCCAGTTGCTGGTGAGCGCGCGGTTGCAGCCGTTGCATTCGGTGGACAAGCTGCGCTCGTCGGTCAAGCATGGCGAGCGCTTTCATTCATCCATCGAGTTGCTGGTCCATCTGTTGCGCGACCAGGGCGATGTGCTGACCCAGATCGTGCGTGAAACCACCACCAGCGTCGACCGCATCGAAGACCAGTTGCTGTCCCAGCGCCTGAGCGACAACCGCGCCGAACTGGGCAGCATGCGCCGGGTGCTGGTGCGCCTGCAGCGCCTGCTGGCGCTGGAGCCGGGGGCACTGCTGCGCCTGCTCAACCGGCCGCCCGACTGGCTGCAGGAACAGGACATACGCCAGCTGCGGGCGGCCACAGAAGAGTTCACCCTGGTGATCAGCGACCTCACCGCCCTCGGTGAGCGGATCAAGCTGCTGCAGGAAGAAATCGCCGCCAAGCTCAACGAACAGACCAACCGCACCCTGTTCACCCTGACCGTGGTGACCGTGCTGGCGCTGCCCATCAACATCATCGCCGGTTTCTTCGGCATGAACGTCGGGGGTGTGCCGCTGGCGGAAAACCCCCATGGTTTCTGGGTGCTGGTGGCCCTGGTGGCGACCTTCACCGTGCTGGTGGGGCGCTGGGCGTTTCGCAAGCGGCGCGAGTACTGA
- the ehuA gene encoding ectoine/hydroxyectoine ABC transporter ATP-binding protein EhuA: MPTPAIAQPIVSFKDVTKRYGSFTVLDGLNLDVAPGEKVAIIGPSGSGKSTLLRVLMTLEGIDQGMIEVDGESLTHMPGRNGAQLIANERHVRKVRAKIGMVFQSFNLFPHMSALQNVIEAPVQVLGVKPAEARERAAELLEMVGLGNKFEHYPSQLSGGQQQRVAIARALAMRPKVMLFDEVTSALDPELCGEVLNVIRRLGSEHNLTMLMVTHQMGFAREFADRVCFFYKGQIHEQGTPAQIYENPQQERTRAFLSAVREAN, encoded by the coding sequence ATGCCCACACCGGCCATTGCCCAACCGATCGTCAGCTTCAAGGACGTGACCAAACGCTACGGCAGCTTCACCGTGCTCGACGGCCTCAACCTCGATGTCGCCCCCGGCGAAAAGGTGGCGATCATCGGCCCCAGCGGCTCGGGCAAGTCGACGTTGCTGCGGGTACTGATGACGCTTGAGGGCATCGACCAGGGCATGATCGAAGTCGATGGCGAATCGCTCACCCACATGCCCGGGCGCAACGGCGCGCAGCTCATCGCCAACGAGCGCCATGTACGCAAAGTGCGGGCGAAGATCGGCATGGTGTTCCAGAGCTTCAACCTGTTCCCGCACATGAGTGCCTTGCAGAACGTGATCGAAGCCCCGGTCCAGGTGTTGGGCGTGAAGCCGGCCGAGGCGCGCGAACGGGCTGCCGAGCTGCTGGAGATGGTTGGCCTGGGCAACAAGTTCGAGCATTACCCGTCGCAGTTGTCCGGTGGCCAGCAACAACGCGTGGCGATTGCCCGGGCGCTGGCGATGCGGCCCAAGGTGATGCTGTTCGACGAAGTGACCTCGGCACTGGACCCGGAACTGTGTGGCGAGGTGCTGAACGTGATCCGCCGGTTGGGCAGCGAGCACAACCTGACCATGCTGATGGTGACGCATCAGATGGGCTTTGCCAGGGAGTTCGCGGATCGGGTGTGCTTCTTCTACAAGGGGCAGATCCACGAACAGGGGACGCCGGCGCAGATCTACGAAAACCCGCAACAGGAGCGGACCCGGGCGTTCCTCAGTGCAGTGCGGGAGGCGAACTGA
- the ehuD gene encoding ectoine/hydroxyectoine ABC transporter permease subunit EhuD, with protein MNFWDWNYVAQILPDLLQASLKTLGITLVGFLIAVVLGLFLAIARRSRQAWLSWPVALLIEFIRSTPLLIQVYFLYYVLPNYGVNMTAMQAGIIGIGVHYACYLAEVYRGGLDSVARSQWEAVVALNFAPWTAYRAVILPQAIRPILPPLGNYLIAMLKDTPVLSAITVVEIMQQAKNVGSESFRYLEPITLVGLFFLALSVALAYLVRRLEVRLELR; from the coding sequence ATGAATTTCTGGGACTGGAACTACGTCGCGCAAATCCTGCCCGACTTGCTGCAGGCGTCGCTGAAAACCCTGGGCATCACCTTGGTTGGCTTCCTGATCGCAGTGGTGCTGGGCCTGTTCCTGGCCATCGCCCGACGCAGCCGCCAGGCCTGGCTGTCGTGGCCGGTGGCATTGCTGATCGAGTTCATCCGCAGTACGCCGCTGCTGATCCAGGTGTATTTCCTCTACTACGTGCTGCCCAACTACGGGGTCAACATGACGGCCATGCAGGCCGGCATCATCGGTATCGGCGTGCACTACGCCTGTTACCTGGCCGAGGTTTACCGCGGCGGCCTCGACTCGGTAGCGCGCAGCCAGTGGGAAGCGGTGGTCGCCCTCAACTTCGCGCCGTGGACCGCCTACCGGGCAGTCATCCTGCCCCAGGCGATTCGGCCGATCCTGCCGCCGTTGGGCAACTACCTGATCGCCATGCTCAAGGACACCCCGGTGCTGTCGGCCATCACCGTGGTGGAAATCATGCAGCAGGCCAAGAACGTCGGCTCCGAAAGCTTCCGCTACCTCGAGCCGATCACCCTGGTCGGTCTGTTCTTCCTGGCCCTGAGCGTCGCTCTGGCCTACCTCGTTCGGCGCCTTGAAGTGCGCCTGGAGCTCCGCTGA